A portion of the Sulfurospirillum diekertiae genome contains these proteins:
- a CDS encoding molybdopterin-dependent aldehyde oxidoreductase: MLKKMLIINGVKTTLVADVEDKLSDVLRKQLGLTGTKVGCNSGECGTCTVILNGKLVRSCITKMKKIEDNDEIITIEGVGTKDKLHPLQIAWMVYGAAQCGYCTPGFIVSAKVLLEQNNNPTREEVRDWFQKNKNLCRCTGYKPLVDAVMDAAKIMRGELDIKDFWKKIPEGASLVGSSYIRPSAMAKVTGTWDFGADLGLKLPVNTLHAKIVQAEVSHANIISIDTEEAKKVPGVVAVLTYKDVKGTNRINGLAFPTNKGDGLDRPILNDTKIFQYGDAIAIVLAENEKAAHEGVDKVKVELEVLPAYMNAPDAMASDAIEIHPGTPNVYFTNHISKGAETAPIMKEAAYVVEDSFYTQRQPHLPLEPDVGFAYVDDDGKLIIHSKSIALHFHALMIAEGVGMKAEDVYIVQNNTGATFGYKFSPTMEGLLGVATMATGRPVYLEFNMKQQITYTGKRSPFWTTMKLAANKEGKLLALESDWSVDHGPYSEFGDLLTQRGFQFGCAGYMIPNIRGNGRTVCTNHGWGSAFRGYGSPEIMFPSEVLIDELAEKIGMDPFEFRYKNIYRPGDTTPTSCQPDVYCLEELFDKSRPVYELAKKTAAAKNANAVAGKKYGVGVSTNIYGCGLDGPDSSEAWAEITAKGVTVGNSWEDHGQGADVATLTFAHETLKPLNLKPSQIDLVLNDMTKTPNSGPAGGSRSNVLTGNATVVACRNLLEALKKADGTYRTYAEMIAEGREVKYMGKWTAPCTDTPPTDGQGNPFAAYMYGVCIAEVEVDTKTGKTNVEKMTLASDVGTIINKLVVDGQMYGGLVQGIGLALSEDFDDLKKHTTLTGCGIPKIKDVPDNLDLIYTEYQRPNGLLGSAGAGEMPLAAPHAAIINAIYNACGARITHLPARPEKVLEALAN; the protein is encoded by the coding sequence ATGTTAAAGAAAATGTTAATCATCAATGGCGTGAAAACGACTTTGGTTGCGGACGTAGAAGATAAATTATCTGATGTGCTTCGAAAACAACTAGGGCTCACAGGTACAAAAGTAGGCTGTAACAGTGGTGAATGTGGTACATGTACTGTTATTCTTAATGGTAAACTTGTTAGATCATGTATTACGAAGATGAAAAAGATTGAAGACAATGATGAAATTATTACCATTGAAGGTGTCGGTACTAAAGACAAGCTTCACCCACTTCAAATTGCTTGGATGGTCTATGGTGCAGCACAATGTGGTTATTGTACACCAGGTTTCATCGTCTCCGCTAAAGTTCTTCTAGAGCAAAACAACAACCCAACACGTGAAGAAGTCAGAGATTGGTTCCAAAAAAATAAAAACCTCTGCCGTTGTACAGGATACAAACCTCTTGTTGATGCGGTTATGGATGCAGCAAAAATCATGAGAGGCGAATTGGATATTAAAGATTTCTGGAAAAAAATACCAGAAGGTGCGTCATTGGTTGGCTCATCTTATATTCGTCCTTCTGCTATGGCAAAAGTTACGGGAACATGGGACTTTGGAGCAGATTTAGGCTTAAAACTTCCCGTTAATACCCTTCATGCAAAAATTGTGCAAGCCGAAGTTTCTCATGCAAATATTATCTCAATTGATACTGAAGAAGCTAAAAAAGTCCCTGGTGTTGTTGCTGTTTTAACCTATAAAGATGTTAAAGGAACGAACAGAATTAACGGTTTGGCTTTCCCTACAAATAAAGGTGATGGTCTAGATCGTCCTATCTTAAACGATACCAAAATCTTCCAATACGGTGACGCAATCGCTATTGTTCTCGCTGAAAATGAAAAAGCGGCTCACGAAGGTGTTGATAAAGTTAAAGTAGAACTCGAAGTGTTGCCTGCTTACATGAATGCACCTGATGCCATGGCAAGTGATGCTATCGAGATTCACCCAGGCACTCCAAATGTTTACTTTACGAATCACATTAGTAAAGGGGCAGAAACTGCGCCTATTATGAAAGAGGCTGCTTATGTTGTAGAAGACAGTTTCTATACACAACGCCAACCTCACTTACCTCTTGAGCCAGATGTTGGTTTTGCCTATGTGGATGATGATGGAAAACTCATTATTCACTCAAAAAGTATCGCACTTCACTTCCATGCACTTATGATTGCTGAGGGTGTCGGTATGAAAGCAGAAGATGTTTATATCGTCCAAAACAATACAGGGGCTACTTTTGGTTATAAATTTAGTCCAACAATGGAAGGATTATTGGGCGTTGCAACGATGGCTACAGGTAGACCAGTTTACCTTGAGTTCAATATGAAACAACAAATTACCTACACAGGTAAACGTTCTCCATTCTGGACAACAATGAAATTGGCTGCTAACAAAGAAGGCAAACTCTTAGCATTGGAATCTGATTGGAGTGTTGATCATGGTCCTTACTCAGAATTTGGTGACTTGTTAACACAACGTGGTTTCCAATTTGGTTGTGCGGGTTATATGATTCCTAACATTCGTGGTAATGGACGCACTGTTTGTACCAACCATGGTTGGGGTTCAGCATTCCGTGGGTATGGCTCTCCTGAGATTATGTTCCCATCTGAGGTGCTCATTGACGAATTGGCTGAAAAAATTGGTATGGATCCGTTTGAATTCCGCTATAAAAATATTTACAGACCAGGTGATACAACGCCAACCAGTTGTCAGCCAGATGTCTATTGTTTAGAAGAACTCTTTGATAAAAGTCGTCCTGTTTACGAATTAGCGAAAAAGACAGCGGCTGCTAAGAATGCAAACGCAGTTGCTGGTAAAAAATACGGAGTGGGTGTTTCTACTAACATTTATGGTTGTGGCTTAGATGGCCCAGACTCTTCTGAAGCATGGGCAGAGATTACTGCAAAAGGTGTTACAGTAGGAAATTCATGGGAAGATCATGGTCAAGGTGCCGATGTTGCGACTTTAACCTTTGCGCATGAAACATTAAAACCTTTGAATCTTAAACCAAGCCAAATTGATTTGGTTTTGAACGATATGACTAAAACACCAAACAGTGGACCAGCTGGCGGAAGTCGTTCGAATGTTTTAACGGGTAATGCTACAGTTGTTGCATGTAGAAATTTACTTGAAGCATTGAAAAAAGCAGATGGAACGTATCGCACTTATGCTGAGATGATCGCTGAGGGTCGCGAGGTTAAATACATGGGTAAATGGACAGCACCATGTACCGATACACCTCCAACAGATGGTCAAGGAAATCCATTCGCAGCGTATATGTATGGTGTTTGTATCGCTGAAGTTGAGGTCGATACAAAAACTGGTAAAACGAATGTTGAGAAAATGACGTTAGCGTCAGATGTTGGAACCATCATTAATAAACTTGTTGTTGATGGACAGATGTACGGTGGTCTCGTTCAAGGTATCGGTCTTGCATTGAGCGAAGATTTTGATGATCTTAAAAAACATACAACTCTAACAGGCTGTGGTATTCCAAAAATCAAAGATGTTCCCGATAATCTTGATCTTATCTATACTGAATACCAAAGACCAAACGGCTTACTAGGTTCTGCAGGTGCAGGTGAAATGCCTCTTGCAGCTCCACATGCGGCCATTATTAATGCTATTTACAATGCGTGTGGTGCAAGAATTACGCACTTACCAGCTCGTCCAGAAAAAGTGTTGGAAGCTTTAGCTAATTAG
- a CDS encoding FIST N-terminal domain-containing protein translates to MKTYNFCYETGSLPSIIDFSLFVNEKNVLVQIFCGHGKEVLKYTSDVILSHLPNAICIGTTTDGEIYGESITTFRTIISISIFEHTFIKTAYAQNDDSFQCGMKLASDLITPNTKLLILFSDGTHMNAEEFLQGVETFDSTVPVCGGMAGDNGKFEQTYISSQHTLIGEGVVGVSLNSDILQVATNYKFDWKPIGLTHILTKVQNNRVYMIDDMRATDFYDKYLGGNFSQTEFPLILEKNSVTMVRAVIAKHEDGSLSYSGNLNEGDQVRIGFGDAESLMQDPIESLENLQSINTETFFIFSCMARRRFMPFLIKLGIGSFARTATTSGFYTYSEFYHHDGHNKLLNQTLTVVALSESEESPLPAKHTNTDMNKKDTSYFRTFKTIESLTHLIEQSARDYEEQSKRLEKQMNYSENLLASHRQFLRYTVHEMNSPLSVIMGNIELHEMEFGKSVYLENIEVAAKSIFSMYDDLSYLVKKDHIHYMKQRIDLVDYVRSRIDFFAQVADKAKSMFLFESNLSQIYIFLNETKLQRIIDNNLTNAIKYTFENEQIIVSLHQEHDNCHFFIASHSRKIQEPEKIFEEYYREEQSQEGFGLGLNLVRRICKEENVKITLHSSENITSFSYQFKVLNT, encoded by the coding sequence ATGAAAACCTATAATTTTTGTTATGAAACAGGTTCTCTGCCAAGTATTATAGATTTTTCATTATTTGTCAATGAAAAAAATGTTTTAGTACAAATATTTTGTGGCCACGGTAAAGAAGTGTTAAAGTATACCAGTGACGTTATCCTAAGTCATCTTCCAAACGCTATTTGTATAGGAACGACCACGGATGGAGAGATATACGGCGAGTCCATCACAACATTCAGAACCATTATCTCTATTAGTATTTTTGAGCATACCTTTATCAAGACAGCCTATGCACAAAATGATGATTCGTTTCAATGCGGTATGAAATTAGCATCGGATTTGATAACACCCAATACAAAATTACTGATTCTTTTTTCTGACGGTACTCATATGAATGCCGAAGAGTTTTTGCAAGGTGTTGAAACCTTCGATTCAACCGTTCCTGTTTGTGGTGGTATGGCAGGAGACAATGGAAAATTTGAACAAACCTATATTTCATCTCAACATACGCTCATAGGGGAAGGTGTGGTGGGAGTCTCTTTAAATTCTGATATTCTTCAAGTCGCAACGAATTATAAATTTGATTGGAAACCCATCGGACTAACACATATACTTACCAAGGTTCAAAATAATAGAGTTTACATGATCGATGATATGAGAGCGACTGATTTTTATGATAAATACCTCGGCGGTAATTTTTCACAAACAGAATTTCCCCTTATCCTTGAAAAAAATAGCGTTACGATGGTAAGAGCTGTCATTGCAAAACATGAAGATGGAAGCCTTAGTTACAGTGGAAATCTCAATGAAGGAGATCAAGTCAGAATTGGTTTTGGCGATGCTGAATCTTTGATGCAAGACCCTATAGAATCCTTAGAAAATTTACAATCGATCAACACAGAAACATTTTTTATTTTCTCCTGTATGGCACGACGAAGATTTATGCCATTTCTTATCAAACTGGGGATTGGATCTTTTGCACGAACGGCCACCACTTCAGGATTTTACACCTACTCTGAATTTTATCATCATGATGGTCACAATAAACTCCTGAATCAAACACTGACCGTTGTTGCTTTAAGCGAATCAGAAGAAAGTCCTCTTCCTGCTAAACATACAAATACGGATATGAATAAAAAAGATACTTCTTATTTTAGAACTTTTAAAACGATTGAATCATTGACCCACTTAATTGAACAAAGTGCTCGTGATTATGAAGAGCAGTCCAAACGTTTAGAAAAGCAGATGAATTATTCTGAAAATCTTTTGGCATCCCATAGGCAATTTTTGCGTTATACCGTCCACGAAATGAATTCACCACTCAGTGTTATTATGGGCAATATCGAACTGCACGAGATGGAATTTGGGAAAAGTGTTTACTTGGAAAATATCGAAGTTGCCGCTAAAAGTATTTTTTCAATGTATGATGATTTGAGTTATTTGGTTAAAAAAGACCATATTCACTATATGAAGCAAAGGATTGATTTAGTTGACTATGTCCGCAGTCGCATTGATTTTTTTGCTCAAGTTGCAGACAAAGCAAAATCAATGTTTCTCTTTGAATCCAATTTGAGTCAGATATATATCTTTTTAAATGAGACAAAATTACAACGTATCATCGATAACAACCTCACCAATGCTATTAAATATACCTTTGAAAATGAACAGATTATTGTTTCATTGCATCAAGAGCATGATAATTGTCATTTTTTCATTGCATCACACTCACGAAAAATCCAAGAACCTGAAAAAATTTTTGAAGAATACTACAGGGAAGAACAATCACAAGAAGGCTTTGGATTGGGGCTCAATCTCGTCAGAAGAATTTGTAAGGAAGAAAATGTAAAAATAACACTGCATTCAAGTGAAAATATAACATCCTTTTCATATCAATTTAAAGTGCTAAACACATGA
- a CDS encoding response regulator transcription factor, giving the protein MKILLLEDDILLNESITKYLTTIGHVITSVRDGNICLQILENEKFDLLVFDINVPNVDGLTILETLHAHKKIMPVIFISTLIDIEDISRAFELGCYDYLKKPFHLKELNLRIDRISKTAKKDMHHKRLSASYSFNCDTMTLYFHEEPQVLSKRQLQIIEFLTRNRGFVCGFDMFRENVWNDFDMDVDDATIRTEINRLKNNLKEDFIINIRGIGYMIKVPPA; this is encoded by the coding sequence ATGAAAATTTTACTCTTAGAAGATGATATTCTCTTAAATGAATCTATCACAAAGTACCTTACAACCATTGGTCATGTCATCACTTCCGTAAGAGATGGCAATATCTGTCTTCAAATTTTAGAAAATGAAAAATTTGACTTGCTTGTTTTTGATATCAACGTACCCAATGTTGATGGATTAACAATCTTAGAAACACTGCATGCACACAAAAAAATAATGCCTGTTATTTTTATCTCAACGCTCATTGACATCGAAGATATATCACGAGCATTTGAACTTGGGTGTTACGATTATTTGAAAAAACCCTTTCATTTAAAAGAACTCAATCTAAGAATTGATAGAATTTCCAAAACCGCTAAAAAAGATATGCATCACAAAAGACTTTCCGCTTCTTACAGTTTTAATTGTGACACGATGACACTTTATTTTCACGAAGAACCACAAGTTCTATCCAAACGACAACTTCAAATTATCGAATTTTTAACTCGGAACCGTGGATTTGTTTGTGGCTTTGATATGTTTCGAGAAAATGTGTGGAATGATTTTGATATGGATGTCGATGATGCCACCATACGAACAGAAATCAACCGCCTAAAAAATAATTTGAAAGAAGATTTTATCATCAATATTAGAGGTATTGGTTACATGATCAAAGTTCCTCCAGCGTAA
- a CDS encoding mechanosensitive ion channel family protein, translated as MTINSFLDYTFMGNTLLDYCLALGGYTLGTLSVFILKHYILAKLKIWINAIPTQVSGLLIRVIESYFIPIFYFSIFYVSLKFLTLSSKIEHILDVMMIVLLTMFSVRIVIAIAHYSLQRYLQKSDDSIQKKDQLKGISGLVSFAIWIIAIMFLLDNLGVKITAVVAGLGIGGIAVALAAQAVLGDLFSYFVIFFDKPFETGDFIMVGDKSGIVEHIGIKTTRMRALSGEQLVFSNTDLTNSRVHNYKRMESRRVVFCIECDVSDCARVAQKITTIVKEIITMIDNTTYDRGHFSTYGDSSLKFEFVYFVNGGDYNTYMDIQQSINLAIFEAFDKEGIEFAYPTQTLFIHKNTE; from the coding sequence ATGACGATCAATTCATTTTTAGACTATACCTTTATGGGAAACACCCTTTTGGACTATTGCCTCGCATTAGGGGGTTATACTTTAGGTACGTTGTCTGTTTTTATTTTGAAACATTACATTTTGGCAAAGCTTAAAATATGGATCAATGCGATTCCAACACAAGTGAGTGGTTTACTTATTCGTGTCATAGAAAGCTATTTTATTCCTATTTTTTACTTTTCCATCTTTTATGTGTCACTCAAATTCCTGACATTGTCCTCGAAAATAGAGCATATCCTTGATGTGATGATGATCGTTTTATTAACGATGTTTTCCGTGCGTATTGTGATTGCCATCGCGCATTATAGTTTGCAACGCTATTTACAAAAGTCCGATGATTCGATTCAAAAGAAAGATCAGCTCAAAGGAATTAGCGGGCTGGTGAGTTTTGCGATTTGGATTATTGCCATCATGTTTCTTTTGGATAACCTTGGAGTAAAAATAACCGCCGTCGTCGCAGGTCTTGGGATTGGTGGTATTGCCGTTGCCTTAGCTGCTCAAGCAGTGCTGGGGGATCTTTTTAGTTATTTTGTCATCTTTTTTGATAAACCTTTTGAAACGGGTGATTTTATTATGGTGGGTGATAAGTCAGGTATTGTCGAACACATCGGCATCAAAACAACACGCATGCGCGCACTCAGTGGCGAACAACTGGTTTTTTCTAATACCGATTTGACCAATTCACGTGTGCATAATTATAAAAGAATGGAAAGTCGAAGGGTCGTTTTTTGCATTGAGTGTGACGTATCAGATTGCGCCAGAGTTGCTCAAAAAATAACGACCATCGTCAAAGAGATCATTACAATGATCGATAATACAACGTATGATCGGGGACATTTTTCAACGTATGGAGATTCAAGTTTGAAGTTTGAATTTGTTTACTTCGTTAATGGTGGGGATTATAATACTTATATGGATATTCAACAGTCAATCAATCTTGCGATATTTGAAGCCTTTGACAAAGAAGGGATCGAATTTGCTTACCCGACTCAAACACTTTTTATTCATAAAAACACAGAGTAA
- the ggpS gene encoding glucosylglycerol-phosphate synthase, protein MLKKLLSSSLDSNSSVVLATDLDGTLLASPLPARRHLRELFSGNIPHAKLIFVSGRGLESILPLLNDPMVPRPDYIIADVGATVVHGDTLLPVFPLQQSISDVWPGTQQVLDALEPFGYLERQSVPQERRCSFFVREGLIDDGLRAVVEALGCELLFSAHKYLDILPKGTGKGATLRKLCAQLEFAPEQIVTAGDTLNDLSMFKEGFSSIVVGGSEPALIHAVRDCKEVYLSSGEGCAGIIEGLAHYEFLKSEKPSLIHKAGKSDLVMVYHRLPFDEMANGKRHKPKSPNGIIPTLLNFFTTGIKGSWVAWSLQASRTPANFEVQVDVDVTKYPHLQAARIPLLAKDVDLFYKKFSKEAFWPIIFSFPDKVEFKQDHWEHYLEINEIFAKQTALEAAKGALVWIHDYNLWMVPAFLRMLRPDLKIAFFHHTTFPPATIFNIIPWRREIIGSLLQCDYIGFHIPRYVENFVDVVQSFAPTTILSQTPCAPRFMTYGCALGVDRVTNSIRVGGKEVHLGAHPVGIDCAQIDLLLKKLAVRHKIESIRNEFVGKRAILSLERLDYVKGSLEKLLAFETLLENHPEFIGNLVLLNFVTPAAPGMEVYEALRVDVDTMVGRINGRFSTLDWTPVRYFYRSLAYEDVIAYYGVADVAWITPLRDGLNLVAKEYVATQGNLGGKGVLVLSEFAGAAVELHGALLTNPYDAKSMEETLYLALTLGEDDRAYRMSRMNAIVRSNDVHTWGEGFMDAVMHKSK, encoded by the coding sequence ATGCTTAAAAAATTACTTTCTTCTTCATTAGACTCAAACTCAAGTGTGGTTCTTGCCACCGATTTAGATGGTACGCTACTCGCAAGTCCATTGCCTGCCCGTCGTCATTTACGTGAACTTTTCAGTGGTAACATTCCACATGCTAAGCTTATTTTTGTGTCAGGTCGAGGCTTAGAGTCCATCTTGCCACTTTTAAACGATCCAATGGTTCCAAGGCCTGATTATATTATCGCGGATGTGGGCGCTACGGTCGTGCATGGCGACACGTTGCTGCCTGTTTTTCCCTTGCAACAGAGTATTTCCGATGTATGGCCAGGCACACAACAGGTTCTTGACGCTCTTGAACCTTTTGGGTATTTGGAGCGCCAAAGTGTACCCCAAGAGCGACGTTGTTCGTTTTTTGTGCGCGAAGGATTGATCGATGATGGTCTAAGAGCTGTTGTGGAAGCCTTGGGTTGTGAGCTTCTTTTTTCAGCACATAAGTATCTCGATATTTTGCCCAAAGGAACGGGGAAAGGTGCAACCTTGCGGAAGCTCTGTGCACAACTTGAATTTGCTCCTGAACAAATTGTAACCGCGGGTGATACACTCAATGATCTTTCGATGTTTAAAGAGGGTTTTTCGAGTATTGTTGTGGGTGGTTCTGAGCCAGCTTTAATTCATGCGGTGCGTGATTGCAAAGAGGTTTATCTCTCTTCTGGGGAGGGGTGTGCAGGTATTATCGAAGGGCTTGCGCATTATGAATTTTTAAAAAGTGAAAAGCCTTCTCTCATTCATAAAGCAGGAAAATCAGATTTGGTGATGGTCTATCATCGCTTGCCGTTTGATGAAATGGCAAATGGCAAACGACATAAACCAAAAAGCCCCAATGGCATCATTCCCACATTGTTGAATTTTTTCACGACAGGCATCAAAGGTTCATGGGTCGCTTGGTCATTGCAAGCTTCTAGAACGCCTGCAAATTTTGAGGTACAAGTGGATGTTGATGTTACCAAATACCCCCATTTACAAGCCGCGCGCATTCCTCTTTTAGCCAAAGATGTTGATCTGTTTTACAAGAAATTTTCCAAAGAAGCGTTTTGGCCCATCATTTTTTCATTTCCCGATAAGGTGGAGTTTAAGCAAGATCATTGGGAACATTACCTTGAAATCAACGAGATTTTTGCTAAACAAACGGCGCTAGAAGCCGCCAAAGGGGCACTTGTTTGGATTCATGATTATAATCTATGGATGGTGCCTGCCTTTTTGCGTATGCTAAGACCCGATCTTAAAATTGCTTTTTTTCACCATACCACCTTTCCGCCTGCTACTATTTTCAACATTATCCCGTGGCGTCGTGAGATCATCGGAAGTTTGTTGCAATGTGATTATATAGGCTTTCATATACCTCGTTATGTGGAAAATTTTGTGGATGTTGTGCAAAGTTTTGCACCTACCACGATACTCTCTCAAACACCATGCGCACCACGCTTTATGACCTATGGCTGTGCGCTTGGGGTCGATAGAGTGACCAATAGCATTCGTGTGGGAGGAAAAGAAGTTCACCTTGGGGCGCATCCTGTTGGCATTGACTGTGCCCAAATAGACCTTTTGCTCAAAAAATTAGCTGTTCGCCATAAAATCGAGAGTATTCGCAATGAATTTGTAGGCAAACGTGCCATTCTCTCTTTAGAAAGACTTGATTATGTCAAAGGCTCACTCGAAAAACTCTTAGCCTTTGAAACACTCCTTGAAAATCATCCTGAGTTTATCGGAAACTTGGTGTTACTCAACTTTGTAACGCCTGCTGCTCCAGGTATGGAAGTGTACGAAGCCCTGCGAGTCGATGTTGATACGATGGTTGGACGCATCAATGGTCGTTTTTCGACACTGGATTGGACGCCTGTGCGTTACTTTTACCGCTCTCTTGCGTATGAAGATGTCATCGCGTATTATGGTGTGGCAGATGTGGCGTGGATCACTCCCCTTCGTGATGGACTGAATTTAGTTGCCAAAGAGTATGTCGCAACACAAGGCAATCTTGGTGGCAAAGGCGTACTCGTCCTCTCCGAATTTGCAGGGGCTGCGGTGGAACTGCATGGCGCACTGCTCACTAATCCGTATGATGCTAAAAGTATGGAAGAGACACTCTATCTTGCTCTCACATTAGGCGAAGATGATCGAGCGTATCGAATGTCAAGGATGAATGCGATTGTGCGAAGTAACGATGTGCATACGTGGGGAGAGGGCTTTATGGACGCAGTCATGCACAAAAGCAAATAA
- a CDS encoding nucleoside deaminase → MDKFLEAAIEEAQKGLDEGGIPIIGAVLVIDGKIVGRGHNQRVQKGSAVLHAEMDCLENAGRLSAADYRRATLYSTLSPCDMCSGAILLYGIPKVVIGENQTFCGPEAYVRSRGVEVEVLNNQKCRHLMESFIHNNPELWNEDIGV, encoded by the coding sequence ATGGATAAATTTTTAGAAGCAGCCATAGAAGAAGCCCAAAAAGGGTTGGATGAGGGTGGCATACCTATTATTGGTGCTGTTCTTGTTATAGATGGTAAAATCGTAGGGCGTGGTCACAACCAAAGAGTTCAAAAAGGAAGTGCTGTGCTGCATGCTGAAATGGACTGTTTGGAAAATGCTGGACGTCTTAGTGCCGCTGATTATCGTAGAGCAACTCTCTACTCTACGTTATCTCCTTGTGATATGTGCAGTGGTGCGATTTTGCTTTATGGCATACCCAAAGTTGTTATTGGTGAAAACCAAACTTTTTGTGGACCAGAAGCGTATGTAAGGTCAAGAGGTGTTGAAGTTGAAGTGCTCAACAACCAAAAATGTCGTCACCTGATGGAATCTTTTATACACAATAATCCTGAACTTTGGAATGAAGATATTGGTGTATAA